The following DNA comes from Mycolicibacterium aromaticivorans JS19b1 = JCM 16368.
TGTGGACCGACGGGCGGGTGAAGTTCACCACTGGGAACGGGCTGCCCTACAAGACCCGCGACATTCCGGTGGCACCGGACATCACCGGGCTGCTGTGCTCCGGAGTTCTGCCGCTGGGTTACCACCTGGCGCTGGTGACCCGGCGAGGAAAGGTGCTGCGGATCGACCCGGCCGCGGTGAATCCGCAGGGTGCCGCGGGCAACGGTGTGGCCGGGGTGAAGCTTTCTGCCGGTGACGGTGACGAGGTCATTGCCGCATTGCCGGTGTCATGCGGTAACGGCGAAGCCATCCTGTCGACGTCGGAAAAGAGTTGGAAGGTAACCGAAGTCGCCGATATCCCGGTGAAGGGCCGAGGCGGAGCCGGCGTCGGCTTCCATCCGTTCGTGAAGGGCGAGGACATCCTGCTGTCGGCGTCGATCTCGGCGACCGGGTACGTGCGGGGCAAGCGAGCGGTACGCGCGGAGACCCGCGCCAAGGCGTCGATCAAGGGGTCCGGAGCGGACGTGACACCGGCGGACTAACCGTCCGCCCTTTCGCCGATGAACTCCACCCCGGCATTGATCGCCGGACGGTGACGCAGGACTCGGTAATGAGCCAGTCGGCCGAGACCCTTGGTGGTCAGTAGTCGCGCACCGTGCCAGGACGCGGCCAGTCGCTCGGTGGCGGCATACGGGCTGTCCGGGTCGTCGGGGTCGTGGATGAGAAGCAGCGGAGGGTAGTTGGCTCGTCGGCCGACTCGTGTCATGTTGGTCTCATGCAGCGGCATGGCGATTCGTTTTTCCAGACGACGGTGTAGTCCCGCGCGGATCCGGCGGCCGAAGCCGTGGCGTGCGGCGAACAGGTCGAGATAGAGCGGGAAATCTGCCATCGGCGCGAAAAAGACCAGCCGCCCTACCGGTGCGCCCTGCGCCGCCGCCAACGCCGTCGCGTTCGCGCCCAGTGAGTGAGCGACAACCGCGTGGGCAGGCCCATGGGTCTGGATCATGGCCGCGATCGCGTCGGCACACTCGGTGGCCGTTGTGCGCCCGGGAGCGAGTTCACCGGGATCGGATTCGTTGTGGCTGGGCAGGTCGAACGCGACGACCCGGTGCCCGGCTCCCACCAGCGGTTTAACGAACATCGCCAGGTGCGGGCGCTGTCCGCCCCACCCGTGCACGAGGTATATCGGCGGCCCCTCGCCCCATTCCTCACCCGCGACCCGATGGCCATCCCAGAACGCTTCCACCGGCCTGCCGGTGGGCACACCCGGCGGCATTCGAAGAGCTGACTCGAGAACCGGTGGGGTGCACCATAATTCAACCGCCCAGCGTGATCCCAACCACGGCGCGAACCGCTCGAGTAGACCAAAACGTCGGCGCACCCGGACATCGACCTCGGGGAGGATGCCCGAGCCGACGACATCGAGCGGGGGGATCTCGCCGGCCTGCCCCTGCGCCGATGCTGGTTGGGGTACTCCTTCAGTCATCGCCTCGATCGTAGTACCGGCGTGACGCCGGTGAGCTAGCCGGTGAATCCCTCGCCCGCTGTCGAGCGGTCGTGGTGGCTGAAGGTCAGCGGAATGTGCTTACCGCGGGCGATCTTGTTCAACATGGCAATCCGCTCACGTGCGGCGGCCCCGCTCTTCTTCCTGCTCTCGCGGATGGGATTGGAGAACGGCAGCAGGTCGGTGACCCTCGCGATGCCGACGTTAAGGCGCGTGAGGTCGGTGAAGATGCGCACTCGTCGTTCGAAGTTGTAGCCCAGCGGCTCGAAGAGCGTGCCCGCGACCATCGCCTCGATCTGCTTGTAGCCGAACACGACTCCTGCCGGTGCCAGGGCCACGCTTGCGGTGATCTGGTTGACGTGCCGGGCCACCACCTTCTTGACCACGCCGGGAAGCGCGTCCGTCAGGGTCGTCAGGTGCACCGGACCCGCGATGGCGTCGACCAGTTGGGCACGCCACGGAGACGGGTTGCCGCCTCGGGCCAGGACGTAATTCAGCGATTTGATCAGCTCGATGCCGTTCGGGGAGTGCAGCGCTTCAGGGGCGCCCCACAACCGCCCGGAGAACGACGAGTATTCGGCGAGATCCTCGAGTTGTTGCGGGGTCAGCTTGCGACCGAAGGCATGGTCGACGAGACGTCCGAGCAGCATGCCGCTGCCGAACCCGAGCAAGGACGTGACTGGGATCGGTTCGCCGAACTTGAGATAGACGTCGTCGCCCCACTTGCGTCGTAGCCCGCGGCTGGCCAGAGCGTGCATCAACCGCACCCGCACCACGTCCTGGAACGCATCCGAATGCCGATCGAAGATGTCAGGCAGCGTGAACTCGGCGAAAACCCGTGCGGTCTCGATGAATCGGCGCGGGCCGTCGTCTGCGAATCGCCCGGTGGCTCCGGTCGCCGCCGAGATGTCGCCGGTCATCGCGGTCTCGTAAAAAGCCCACCCGCGAATGATCGTTGTGGCGGCCCACGTGCTCGACATCGCCAGCATCCGGCCCCGCTCGGCCGCGACGAGATCGAACTGGGCAGGCAGCTGATCCAGGTGGTCGAAGAGATCGACGAATTCCTGCGGCGGGTCCTCGAGCGTGTCGATGCCCTGGGTCAGCGCTTGTTCGAAGAGCGCCCGGCCCTGCTGATGGCCGAGGCGCTCGAAGGCCTCGACAGCACCGATC
Coding sequences within:
- a CDS encoding alpha/beta fold hydrolase, with protein sequence MTEGVPQPASAQGQAGEIPPLDVVGSGILPEVDVRVRRRFGLLERFAPWLGSRWAVELWCTPPVLESALRMPPGVPTGRPVEAFWDGHRVAGEEWGEGPPIYLVHGWGGQRPHLAMFVKPLVGAGHRVVAFDLPSHNESDPGELAPGRTTATECADAIAAMIQTHGPAHAVVAHSLGANATALAAAQGAPVGRLVFFAPMADFPLYLDLFAARHGFGRRIRAGLHRRLEKRIAMPLHETNMTRVGRRANYPPLLLIHDPDDPDSPYAATERLAASWHGARLLTTKGLGRLAHYRVLRHRPAINAGVEFIGERADG
- a CDS encoding oxygenase MpaB family protein gives rise to the protein MTVTGERPEILLSDVDFNRRDHPDRPLRPIPPGRDHYADQWRFMREFIFGGWIDIDREVQPSDLTRLRDDYFWQRDELMIGAVEAFERLGHQQGRALFEQALTQGIDTLEDPPQEFVDLFDHLDQLPAQFDLVAAERGRMLAMSSTWAATTIIRGWAFYETAMTGDISAATGATGRFADDGPRRFIETARVFAEFTLPDIFDRHSDAFQDVVRVRLMHALASRGLRRKWGDDVYLKFGEPIPVTSLLGFGSGMLLGRLVDHAFGRKLTPQQLEDLAEYSSFSGRLWGAPEALHSPNGIELIKSLNYVLARGGNPSPWRAQLVDAIAGPVHLTTLTDALPGVVKKVVARHVNQITASVALAPAGVVFGYKQIEAMVAGTLFEPLGYNFERRVRIFTDLTRLNVGIARVTDLLPFSNPIRESRKKSGAAARERIAMLNKIARGKHIPLTFSHHDRSTAGEGFTG